From a region of the Triticum aestivum cultivar Chinese Spring chromosome 7D, IWGSC CS RefSeq v2.1, whole genome shotgun sequence genome:
- the LOC123165618 gene encoding collagen alpha-1(III) chain: MERGRGGRDGPFGAGDPFAGFGRLGGAPMPGLFGGGRDPFDDPFFTQPFGARMGGPGMFGPGLFGPMGGPGAFGPMGGPGMFGAFGPGDGFLEQAPPRSNNNDGGGPVITEIDEDEEGGDGDGQANRGAYVQEPDDGNDGMQGGQVQMRRDPNRANGGGQPHSRSFTYQSSTVTYGGINGAYYTASNTRRSGSDGITVEESKEADTTTKEATHRISRGIHDKGHSVTRKLKSDGKVDSTQILHNLNEDELPGFEESWKGNAGQHLPGWNQNAGISNGDNSGNLGANGARQPAQNWALPGMQQQRDPRMQQQRDPRRHDNGQPKPKSSRIIPIS; the protein is encoded by the exons ATGGAGCGCGGGCGGGGCGGGAGGGACGGCCCCTTCGGCGCGGGCGACCCGTTCGCCGGATTCGGCCGCCTGGGGGGCGCCCCGATGCCCGGCCTCTTCGGCGGGGGCAGGGACCCCTTCGACGACCCCTTCTTCACGCAGCCCTTCGGGGCCAGGATGGGCGGCCCCGGCATGTTCGGCCCCGGCCTGTTCGGCCCGATGGGCGGCCCCGGCGCGTTCGGGCCTATGGGGGGCCCGGGCATGTTCGGCGCGTTCGGGCCCGGGGATGGGTTCCTCGAGCAAGCTCCTCCGCGAAGCAATAATAATGATGGAGGGGGGCCTGTCATCACGGAGATTGATGAGGACGAAGAAGGGGGCGATGGGGACGGGCAGGCGAACCGCGGGGCCTATGTTCAGGAGCCGGATGATGGGAATGATG GGATGCAAGGGGGTCAGGTCCAGATGAGGCGAGATCCCAACAGGGCGAATGGTGGCGGCCAGCCGCACTCGCGTTCGTTCACGTATCAGAGCTCCACCGTGACTTATGGTGGGATTAATGGAGCCTACTACACGGCTTCGAATACCCGGAGGAGCGGCAGCGATGGG ATTACTGTCGAAGAAAGCAAGGAAGCAGATACTACGACTAAAGAGGCCACTCATAGGATCTCCAGAGGAATTCATGATAAG GGACATTCTGTAACGAGGAAGCTGAAATCAGACGGGAAGGTGGACAGTACACAGATACTGCACAATCTCAATGAAG ATGAATTACCTGGATTTGAAGAATCATGGAAGGGCAATGCGGGACAGCACTTACCAGGCTGGAACCAAAATGCTGGTATATCTAATGGTGACAACTCTG GTAACCTTGGTGCCAACGGTGCCAGGCAGCCTGCACAGAACTGGGCGCTCCCCGGAATGCAGCAACAGCGCGATCCAAGAATGCAGCAACAGCGCGATCCAAGGAGGCACGACAACGGGCAGCCAAAGCCAAAGTCATCGCGGATCATCCCAATCTCCTGA
- the LOC123167415 gene encoding putative transferase At4g12130, mitochondrial isoform X1 — protein MLPLARRLARYGPGARRLLHTGPPADPGVLASRLASRAVVRFRGPEAARFLNSLLTNDVLLSHASSSQPQRYAPTPNLPARAPPPQYAALLTPQGRFLYDLFLYRPAPRSQMLDRTGAAPQTGERPGGEDGEGDGGEVLADVDAAEVDELLACFKRYRLRSKVEIDNVSEEFLCWQRFGNDVAHAGPSTQEPEAQSIGWGQGSDHAAESSAQGNGHGWQWLKDPRLDILGYRGIFPADTIPPLVEADKEADERHYLLWRIENGVAEGSTEIPKGEAIPLEYNLAGLNAISFDKGCYIGQELIARTHHRGVIRKRLIPLKFVDENDKELEQAVAPGSDVVDDASGKKVGTVSTALGSRGMGLLRLDAALKENATLAISDKRDVRVKAIKPDWWPAEWTQVLEQQSAVA, from the exons ATGCTGCCGCTCGCCCGCCGCCTGGCGCGCTACGGTCCGGGCGCCCGCCGCCTGCTCCACACGGGCCCGCCGGCGGACCCGGGCGTGCTGGCGAGCCGCCTGGCGTCGCGCGCCGTGGTCCGCTTCCGGGGCCCCGAGGCGGCGCGCTTCCTCAACTCGCTCCTCACCAACGACGTCCTCCTCTCCCACGCCTCGTCGTCCCAGCCGCAGAGGTACGCGCCCACGCCCAACCTGCCCGCGCGGGCGCCGCCGCCGCAGTACGCCGCGCTGCTCACGCCGCAGGGCCGGTTCCTCTACGACCTCTTCCTCTACCGCCCCGCCCCGCGCTCCCAGATGCTCGACCGCACCGGGGCCGCGCCCCAGACCGGGGAGCGGCCCGGCGGGGAGGATGGGGAGGGtgatggcggggaggtgctcgcgGATGTGGACGCCGCCGAGGTCGACGAGCTGCTCGCCTGCTTCAAGAG ATATCGGCTGCGGAGCAAGGTTGAGATAGATAATGTAAGTGAGGAGTTTTTGTGCTGGCAAAGATTTGGAAACGATGTGGCACATGCTGGACCTTCCACTCAAGAACCCGAGGCTCAATCCATTGGATGGGGACAAGGTAGTGACCATGCTGCTGAGTCATCTGCACAAGGGAACGGTCATGGTTGGCAGTGGCTCAAAGATCCTCGGCTTGACATTCTTGGCTACAGAGGAATATTTCCAGCTGATACAATAC CACCACTTGTTGAGGCTGACAAAGAAGCAGATGAACGCCATTATTTGCTTTGGCGTATAGAAAATGGGGTTGCAGAAGGCTCAACTGAAATACCAAAAG GTGAAGCAATTCCGCTCGAGTACAATCTTGCAGGCCTGAATGCTATTTCATTTGACAAGGGGTGCTATATTGGTCAGGAGCTGATCGCGCGCACACACCACCGTGGTGTCATCAGGAAGCGCCTGATACCCTTGAAGTTTGTAGATGAAAATGACAAAG aacttgagcAGGCTGTTGCTCCGGGCTCAGATGTCGTGGACGACGCCTCTGGTAAGAAAGTGGGTACGGTAAGCACCGCTCTCGGCAGCCGTGGGATGGGCCTGTTGCGGCTCGATGCAGCACTGAAGGAAAACGCAACCCTCGCCATCAGCGACAAGAGAGATGTGAGGGTCAAGGCAATCAAGCCAGACTGGTGGCCGGCTGAGTGGACACAGGTCCTAGAACAGCAGAGCGCAGTCGCTTGA